A window of the Lolium perenne isolate Kyuss_39 chromosome 7, Kyuss_2.0, whole genome shotgun sequence genome harbors these coding sequences:
- the LOC127313084 gene encoding uncharacterized protein isoform X1, which translates to MSYHGAHKQCRLPSPACHGIDHEPCRLGQGRWCARHALDDLDAAVSWSSSLLPQSVTKNLSLGAEAFCLAQQRNSDISHACTCASGFETPTEDWQYLLQCCFSRKGRPNDAQVGHTGMLSVLSRKVWVAEIMVKKKHQIVNFTNLYINNVYMQHISSMYRLM; encoded by the exons ATGAGCTATCACGGTGCGCACAAGCAATGTCGGTTACCATCTCCAGCGTGCCATGGGATTGACCACGAGCCGTGCAGACTAGGACAAGGACGGTGGTGTGCACGCCATGCCCTTGATGATCTTGATGCCGCTGTATCATGGAGCTCTAGCTTGCTGCCTCAG AGTGTCACGAAGAACCTCTCATTGGGAGCCGAAGCTTTCTGCCTTGCACAACAAAGGAATTCAG ATATTTCTCATGCATGTACATGTGCCTCAGGATTTGAAACCCCAACAGAAGATTGGCAATATCTACTTCAATGCTG TTTCTCAAGGAAGGGAAGGCCAAATGATGCCCAAGTAGGTCATACAGGAATGTTGTCTGTGCTGTCCAGAAA GGTTTGGGTAGCGGAGATTATGGTGAAAAAGAAACATCAAATAGTTAATTTCACTAATTTATATATCAACAATGTATATATGCAACATATATCTTCCATGTATCGCCTTATGTAG
- the LOC127313084 gene encoding uncharacterized protein isoform X3 has translation MPLMILMPLYHGALACCLRVSRRTSHWEPKLSALHNKGIQIFLMHVHVPQDLKPQQKIGNIYFNAVSQGREGQMMPK, from the exons ATGCCCTTGATGATCTTGATGCCGCTGTATCATGGAGCTCTAGCTTGCTGCCTCAG AGTGTCACGAAGAACCTCTCATTGGGAGCCGAAGCTTTCTGCCTTGCACAACAAAGGAATTCAG ATATTTCTCATGCATGTACATGTGCCTCAGGATTTGAAACCCCAACAGAAGATTGGCAATATCTACTTCAATGCTG TTTCTCAAGGAAGGGAAGGCCAAATGATGCCCAAGTAG
- the LOC127313081 gene encoding protein PAIR1-like: MLPQLKGQDDLKVLFEGSTKSNPDQMSALNNHTSKLDEILSTLSILKQMQEDLRQLKGGIFRIFTKEMEGIVRAISSLNSWPDAMQAPTACVLVTQLIKCTTGSLVRVAYLLCFNRYNAQYSR; this comes from the exons ATGCTACCGCAGCTTAAGGGACAAGACGATCTCAAGGTGCTCTTTGAAGGCAGCACAAAAAGCAATCCTGACCAGATGAGTGCTCTGAACAACCACACCAGCAAACTCGATGAGATATTATCGACACTTTCAATCCTGAAGCAAATGCAGGAAGATTTGAGGCAATTGAAGGGTGGCATCTTCAGAATCTTTACAAAAGAGATGGAG GGGATTGTTAGAGCTATCAGTTCTCTCAATAGTTGGCCTGATGCAATGCAAGCACCGACAGCATGTGTCCTTGTTACCCAACTGATTAAATGCACAA CCGGTTCATTGGTGAGAGTAGCTTACCTGTTGTGCTTTAACAG GTACAATGCTCAGTACTCAAGGTGA
- the LOC127313084 gene encoding uncharacterized protein isoform X2 — protein sequence MSYHGAHKQCRLPSPACHGIDHEPCRLGQGRWCARHALDDLDAAVSWSSSLLPQSVTKNLSLGAEAFCLAQQRNSGVGFIARYDTKEIIFLMHVHVPQDLKPQQKIGNIYFNAVSQGREGQMMPK from the exons ATGAGCTATCACGGTGCGCACAAGCAATGTCGGTTACCATCTCCAGCGTGCCATGGGATTGACCACGAGCCGTGCAGACTAGGACAAGGACGGTGGTGTGCACGCCATGCCCTTGATGATCTTGATGCCGCTGTATCATGGAGCTCTAGCTTGCTGCCTCAG AGTGTCACGAAGAACCTCTCATTGGGAGCCGAAGCTTTCTGCCTTGCACAACAAAGGAATTCAGGTGTTGGTTTTATTGCTAGATATGACACGAAGGAAATA ATATTTCTCATGCATGTACATGTGCCTCAGGATTTGAAACCCCAACAGAAGATTGGCAATATCTACTTCAATGCTG TTTCTCAAGGAAGGGAAGGCCAAATGATGCCCAAGTAG